One stretch of Actinacidiphila sp. DG2A-62 DNA includes these proteins:
- a CDS encoding DUF742 domain-containing protein, with protein MRHRPRRLRNGPARRPSRHRTHPGPPGRTAGQPAQLSTGVRARPGSLQGSGRRVAAESGGGLVSTSPAGDRYGHPHQPPLNPYSFPSAPSAPPAPAGPGAGGGGRSRTPSGLVRPYAMTGGRTRPRYQLAIEALVSTTAEPERLRGQLPEHQRICLLCREVKSVAEISALLTIPLGVVRILVADLAEAGLVAIHQPGGDAAAGGQPDVTLLERVLSGLRKL; from the coding sequence ATGCGACATCGGCCTCGTCGGCTACGAAATGGCCCTGCTCGTCGACCGAGCAGGCACCGTACTCACCCCGGACCTCCGGGCCGAACTGCAGGGCAGCCTGCTCAACTAAGCACGGGCGTGCGGGCTCGTCCGGGCTCCCTCCAGGGGTCCGGGCGCCGCGTCGCAGCCGAATCAGGAGGAGGACTCGTGAGCACGTCGCCCGCCGGGGACCGGTACGGTCACCCGCACCAGCCGCCCCTGAATCCGTACTCCTTCCCTTCGGCACCCTCCGCCCCGCCGGCCCCCGCGGGCCCCGGGGCGGGCGGCGGCGGCCGTTCCCGGACCCCCTCGGGTCTGGTGCGGCCGTACGCCATGACCGGCGGCCGGACCCGGCCGCGCTACCAGCTCGCCATCGAGGCGCTGGTCAGCACCACCGCAGAGCCCGAGCGACTGCGCGGCCAGTTGCCGGAGCACCAGCGGATCTGCCTGCTGTGCCGGGAGGTCAAGTCGGTCGCGGAGATCTCCGCGCTGCTGACCATCCCGCTCGGGGTGGTGCGCATCCTGGTGGCCGACCTCGCCGAGGCCGGCCTGGTGGCGATCCATCAGCCGGGCGGGGACGCCGCGGCCGGTGGCCAGCCTGACGTGACACTGCTTGAAAGGGTGCTCAGTGGACTTCGGAAGCTCTAG
- a CDS encoding nitrate- and nitrite sensing domain-containing protein, producing the protein MRNTRRAQAGADQRPRGNFTPPERPGSAPSGPVAAATAPALPDPGGRLSMRNWRVATRLNAILLIPVIVALVFGGFRVNSSVDTWHRADDAVKVADLVRAAATYSNALEDERDVTAVPLLAGKRNASTVTAAYARTDEAAKVFDEAATHIPDEADLKRRMTNFRTVEPQLPSLRKAAYTRQLSGVQTEEWYVRIQHPLMELANELGFGTSNGAAYGRTLYAASLAKAAASLTRAIGMHILVGKPASASELALQKTSLGSYQYLQGIALEEYAGGGTTQDAARLKAAQDQAAQKGTELIARAQRDAEAHHTAYVVPPDLTRMVNDIAGPTSTPAALRAQGVTPDSYMAAATLSFDAYRQVEVGLADQAADDAAEVASHARRDALINSAVVLFALIIAFIVAGLMARAMSRSMRRLRGAAFEIAQTRLPGLVDQLSRTDPGRVDTTVAPIPINTRDEIGEVARAFDQVHREAVRLAAEQAMLRGNVNAIFTNLSQRNQGLIQRQLELITDLENNESDPDQLDNLFKMDHLATRMRRNGENLLVLAGEETARQWNQPVPLVDVLRAAASEVEAYERIELVGIPEADIHGSAVTDLVHLLAELLENATAFSSPQTKVRVTATRLPDGRVMIEIHDRGIGLTAEDFADINHKLAEPPTVDVEVAKRMGLFVVGRLADRHGIRVQLRPSGEQAGTTSLVMLPEPITHGGGGGEFDAGEGDFTVSRVVPEPPAELPAQRPELDHRSAAALGFDDSRYEQPAAGQDGAAPGTQPPLDPVGRSLQREERRAHLEAAAAAAFQEQPPFEPQPFDQPQSFEPQSFDQPQPFEQQPFGQPQQPFQDAGYEEAAHPEGAFTPGPYDNGGYEPGQPYDPAYSANGHGTQFPGYAPAQGDWPEAEPQVTESVPPLPEQPAESVVSPSLTDAGLPRRERRQPDQREPQREPQGEEAPQGGTEQPSEPAAGDGDGWRSTNDEHWQRAEQVREPKAGGVTPSGLPRRVPQANLVPGTATQTPQGGPQVSRAPEDVRGRLSNLRRGVQQGRTAGTDTNGQAGERRFDGPQNQER; encoded by the coding sequence GTGAGGAACACGAGGCGAGCACAGGCGGGCGCCGACCAGCGTCCGCGGGGGAATTTCACGCCGCCCGAGCGCCCGGGCAGCGCTCCCTCGGGTCCGGTCGCCGCCGCGACGGCGCCGGCGCTGCCCGATCCGGGCGGCCGGCTCAGCATGCGCAACTGGCGGGTGGCGACCCGGCTGAACGCGATCCTGCTGATTCCGGTGATCGTGGCCCTGGTCTTCGGCGGCTTCCGGGTCAACAGCTCGGTCGACACCTGGCACCGGGCGGACGACGCGGTGAAGGTGGCCGATCTGGTCCGGGCCGCCGCAACCTACAGCAACGCCCTTGAGGACGAGCGGGACGTCACCGCGGTTCCGCTGCTGGCCGGCAAGCGCAACGCCTCCACCGTCACCGCCGCCTACGCGCGCACGGACGAGGCCGCCAAGGTCTTCGACGAGGCCGCCACCCACATCCCCGACGAGGCCGACCTCAAGCGCCGGATGACCAACTTCCGCACCGTCGAGCCGCAGCTCCCCTCGCTGCGCAAGGCGGCGTACACCCGGCAGCTGTCGGGCGTGCAGACCGAGGAGTGGTACGTCCGCATCCAGCACCCGCTGATGGAGCTGGCCAACGAGCTGGGCTTCGGCACCAGCAACGGTGCCGCCTACGGCCGCACCCTGTACGCCGCGTCGCTGGCCAAGGCGGCCGCGTCGCTGACCCGGGCGATCGGCATGCACATCCTGGTCGGCAAGCCCGCCTCGGCCAGCGAACTGGCGCTGCAGAAGACGTCGCTCGGCTCGTACCAGTACCTCCAGGGCATCGCGCTGGAGGAGTACGCGGGCGGCGGCACCACGCAGGACGCGGCCCGGCTGAAGGCGGCGCAGGACCAGGCCGCGCAGAAGGGCACGGAGCTGATCGCGCGGGCGCAGCGCGACGCGGAGGCGCACCACACCGCGTACGTGGTGCCGCCGGACCTGACCCGGATGGTCAACGACATCGCCGGCCCGACCTCCACCCCGGCCGCCCTGCGCGCCCAGGGCGTCACCCCGGACTCCTACATGGCCGCGGCGACGCTGTCCTTCGACGCCTACCGGCAGGTCGAGGTGGGCCTGGCCGACCAGGCCGCCGACGACGCCGCCGAGGTCGCCTCGCACGCCAGGCGGGACGCGCTCATCAACTCCGCGGTGGTGCTCTTCGCGCTGATCATCGCGTTCATCGTGGCCGGCCTGATGGCGCGGGCGATGAGCCGCAGCATGCGGCGGCTGCGCGGCGCCGCGTTCGAGATCGCCCAGACCCGGCTGCCCGGCCTGGTCGACCAGCTCTCGCGCACCGACCCCGGCCGGGTGGACACCACCGTCGCGCCGATCCCGATCAACACCCGCGACGAGATCGGCGAGGTGGCCCGCGCCTTCGACCAGGTGCACCGCGAGGCGGTCCGGCTGGCCGCCGAGCAGGCCATGCTGCGCGGCAACGTCAACGCGATCTTCACCAACCTCTCGCAGCGCAACCAGGGCCTCATCCAGCGCCAGCTGGAGCTGATCACGGACCTGGAGAACAACGAGAGCGACCCGGACCAGCTGGACAACCTGTTCAAGATGGACCACCTGGCCACCCGCATGCGGCGCAACGGCGAGAACCTGCTGGTGCTGGCCGGCGAGGAGACCGCCCGGCAGTGGAACCAGCCGGTTCCGCTGGTGGACGTGCTGCGCGCGGCGGCCTCCGAGGTGGAGGCGTACGAGCGGATCGAACTGGTCGGCATACCCGAGGCCGACATCCACGGCAGCGCGGTCACCGACCTGGTGCACCTGCTGGCGGAGCTGCTGGAGAACGCCACGGCCTTCTCCTCGCCGCAGACCAAGGTGCGGGTGACCGCGACCCGGCTGCCGGACGGCCGGGTGATGATCGAGATCCACGACCGCGGCATCGGGCTGACCGCCGAGGACTTCGCCGACATCAACCACAAGCTGGCCGAGCCGCCCACGGTGGACGTCGAGGTCGCCAAGCGGATGGGCCTGTTCGTGGTGGGCCGGCTGGCCGACCGGCACGGCATCCGGGTGCAGCTGCGGCCGTCCGGCGAGCAGGCCGGCACCACCTCGCTGGTGATGCTGCCCGAGCCGATCACGCACGGCGGCGGGGGCGGGGAGTTCGACGCCGGCGAGGGTGACTTCACCGTCTCGCGCGTCGTCCCCGAGCCGCCGGCCGAGCTGCCCGCGCAGCGCCCGGAGCTGGACCACCGCAGTGCCGCCGCGCTCGGCTTCGACGACTCCCGCTACGAGCAGCCCGCGGCCGGCCAGGACGGCGCGGCGCCCGGGACGCAGCCCCCGCTGGACCCGGTGGGCCGCTCGCTCCAGCGCGAGGAGCGCCGCGCCCACCTGGAGGCCGCGGCGGCGGCGGCCTTCCAGGAGCAGCCGCCCTTCGAGCCCCAGCCGTTCGACCAGCCCCAGTCGTTCGAACCGCAGTCCTTCGACCAGCCCCAGCCGTTCGAGCAGCAGCCCTTCGGCCAGCCGCAGCAGCCGTTCCAGGACGCGGGGTACGAGGAGGCCGCCCACCCCGAGGGCGCCTTCACCCCGGGCCCGTACGACAACGGCGGTTACGAGCCGGGGCAGCCGTACGATCCGGCCTATTCCGCGAACGGTCACGGCACGCAGTTCCCCGGTTACGCTCCAGCTCAGGGCGACTGGCCGGAAGCCGAACCGCAGGTAACGGAATCCGTTCCGCCGCTCCCCGAGCAGCCCGCCGAGAGCGTAGTCTCACCTTCGCTGACGGACGCGGGGCTCCCCCGCCGCGAACGACGGCAACCGGATCAGCGGGAACCTCAGCGGGAACCTCAAGGGGAGGAGGCGCCCCAGGGCGGTACGGAGCAGCCATCCGAGCCCGCGGCCGGCGACGGTGACGGCTGGCGGTCCACCAACGACGAGCACTGGCAGCGGGCCGAGCAGGTCCGCGAGCCCAAGGCCGGCGGGGTGACCCCCTCCGGCCTGCCCCGCCGGGTGCCTCAGGCCAACCTGGTCCCGGGCACCGCGACGCAGACCCCGCAGGGCGGCCCACAGGTCTCCCGCGCACCGGAGGACGTACGCGGCAGGTTGAGTAATCTGCGGCGTGGCGTCCAGCAAGGGCGCACTGCTGGAACTGACACGAACGGACAGGCCGGCGAGCGCCGATTCGACGGCCCACAGAACCAGGAGCGCTAG
- a CDS encoding GTP-binding protein gives MDFGSSSGPTRATTSAKIVVAGGFGVGKTTFVGAVSEINPLRTEAVMTSASAGIDDLTHAPDKTTTTVAMDFGRITLDEDLILYLFGTPGQDRFWFMWDDLVRGAIGAIVLVDTRRLADCFPAVDYFENSGLPFVIALNGFDGHQPYGPEEVREALQIGPEAPIITTDARHRAEAKSALITLVEHALMARLR, from the coding sequence GTGGACTTCGGAAGCTCTAGCGGTCCGACCCGCGCCACCACCTCCGCGAAGATCGTGGTGGCGGGCGGATTCGGCGTGGGCAAGACCACGTTCGTCGGTGCCGTGTCGGAGATCAACCCGCTGCGCACCGAAGCCGTGATGACCTCAGCCTCCGCGGGGATCGACGACCTCACGCACGCGCCGGACAAGACCACGACCACCGTGGCGATGGACTTCGGCCGCATCACCCTCGACGAGGACCTGATCCTCTACCTGTTCGGCACCCCGGGCCAGGACCGGTTCTGGTTCATGTGGGACGACCTGGTGCGCGGCGCGATCGGCGCGATCGTGCTGGTGGACACGCGGCGGCTGGCGGACTGCTTCCCCGCTGTCGACTACTTCGAGAACAGCGGCCTGCCGTTCGTCATCGCCCTCAACGGCTTCGACGGACACCAGCCGTACGGGCCGGAGGAGGTCCGCGAGGCGCTCCAGATCGGGCCCGAGGCGCCGATCATCACCACCGACGCCCGGCACCGCGCGGAGGCGAAGAGCGCGCTCATCACGCTCGTCGAGCACGCGCTGATGGCCCGTCTGCGCTGA
- a CDS encoding roadblock/LC7 domain-containing protein, with the protein MSQAAQNLNWLITNFVDNTPGVSHTVVVSADGLLLAMSDGFPRDRADQLAAVASGLTSLTAGASRIFEGGSVNQTVVEMERGFLFIMSVSDGSSLAVLAHPECDIGLVGYEMALLVDRAGTVLTPDLRAELQGSLLN; encoded by the coding sequence ATGAGCCAGGCGGCACAGAACCTGAACTGGTTGATCACCAACTTCGTGGACAACACCCCCGGGGTGTCCCACACCGTGGTGGTCTCCGCCGACGGCCTGCTGCTCGCGATGTCCGACGGATTCCCCCGCGACCGAGCCGACCAGCTCGCCGCCGTCGCCTCCGGCCTGACCTCACTCACCGCCGGAGCCTCCCGCATCTTCGAAGGCGGAAGCGTCAACCAGACCGTCGTCGAGATGGAACGCGGCTTCCTCTTCATCATGTCCGTCTCCGACGGCTCCTCCCTCGCCGTACTCGCCCACCCCGAATGCGACATCGGCCTCGTCGGCTACGAAATGGCCCTGCTCGTCGACCGAGCAGGCACCGTACTCACCCCGGACCTCCGGGCCGAACTGCAGGGCAGCCTGCTCAACTAA
- the ndgR gene encoding IclR family transcriptional regulator NdgR, whose amino-acid sequence MDNSSGVGVLDKAALVLSALESGPATLAGLVGATGLARPTAHRLAVALEHHRMVARDMQGRFILGPRLSELAAAAGEDRLLATAGPVLTHLRDVTGESAQLYRRQGDMRICVAAAERLSGLRDTVPVGSTLPMKAGSAAQVLMAWEEPERLHRGLQGARFTATALSGVRRRGWAQSIGEREPGVASVSAPVRGPSNRVVAAVSVSGPIERLTRHPGRMHAQAVVDAAARLTEALRRNG is encoded by the coding sequence ATGGACAACTCTAGCGGCGTCGGCGTTCTCGACAAGGCGGCTCTGGTGCTCAGCGCGCTGGAGTCCGGTCCGGCCACCCTGGCCGGGCTCGTCGGCGCCACGGGTCTGGCCCGCCCCACCGCGCACCGGCTCGCGGTCGCGCTCGAACACCATCGCATGGTGGCCCGCGACATGCAGGGCCGCTTCATCCTGGGGCCGCGGCTGTCGGAGCTGGCCGCCGCGGCCGGCGAGGACCGGCTGCTGGCCACCGCCGGACCGGTGCTGACCCACCTGCGGGACGTGACCGGCGAGAGCGCCCAGCTCTACCGCCGCCAGGGCGACATGCGGATCTGCGTCGCCGCGGCGGAACGCCTGTCCGGACTGCGGGACACCGTGCCGGTCGGCTCCACGCTGCCGATGAAGGCGGGCTCGGCCGCGCAGGTCCTGATGGCCTGGGAGGAGCCGGAGCGGCTGCACCGCGGGCTGCAGGGGGCGCGCTTCACCGCGACCGCGCTGTCCGGCGTACGGCGCCGGGGCTGGGCGCAGTCGATCGGCGAGCGCGAGCCGGGCGTGGCCTCGGTCTCGGCGCCGGTGCGCGGGCCGTCGAACCGGGTGGTGGCCGCGGTGTCGGTGTCCGGCCCGATCGAGCGGCTCACCCGGCACCCGGGCCGGATGCACGCCCAGGCCGTGGTCGACGCCGCCGCCCGGCTCACCGAGGCGCTGCGCCGCAACGGCTGA
- a CDS encoding DUF742 domain-containing protein → MTPPPASPGPYGASHHAPYGVEGDQPLVRPYAMTGGRTRPRYQLAIEALVSTTADPAQYAGLLPEHQRICHLTREIKSVAEISALLAIPLGVARILVADLAEAGMVAIHQPGSGEAGGQPDVTLLERVLSGLRKL, encoded by the coding sequence ATGACCCCGCCACCCGCCTCGCCGGGCCCGTACGGCGCGTCCCACCACGCGCCGTACGGGGTGGAAGGCGACCAGCCGCTGGTGCGGCCGTACGCCATGACCGGTGGCCGCACCCGGCCGCGCTACCAGCTCGCCATCGAGGCGCTGGTGAGCACCACCGCCGACCCGGCGCAGTACGCGGGACTCCTGCCGGAGCACCAGCGGATCTGCCATCTGACCCGTGAGATCAAGTCGGTGGCGGAGATCTCCGCGCTGCTGGCCATACCCCTCGGCGTCGCCCGGATCCTCGTGGCCGACCTCGCCGAGGCCGGCATGGTCGCCATCCACCAGCCGGGCAGCGGCGAGGCGGGCGGCCAGCCTGATGTGACACTGCTTGAGAGGGTGCTCAGTGGACTTCGGAAGCTCTAG
- the leuD gene encoding 3-isopropylmalate dehydratase small subunit, whose translation MEAFTTHTGRAVPLRRSNVDTDQIIPAHWLKKVTRNGFEDGLFEAWRKDPQFILNAPERAGATVLVAGPDFGTGSSREHAVWALQNYGFKTVISSRFADIFRGNSLKNGLLTVVLPQSVVEQLWKLTEADPAAEITVDLVAREVRAEGVTAAFELDDNARWRLLEGLDDISLTLANEAEIAAFEARRPSFKPTTVQV comes from the coding sequence ATGGAAGCCTTCACCACCCACACCGGCCGGGCCGTGCCGCTGCGCCGCAGCAACGTCGACACCGACCAGATCATCCCCGCGCACTGGCTGAAGAAGGTCACCCGCAACGGCTTCGAGGACGGGCTGTTCGAGGCGTGGCGCAAGGACCCGCAGTTCATCCTCAACGCCCCCGAGCGGGCGGGCGCCACCGTCCTGGTGGCCGGCCCCGACTTCGGCACCGGCTCCTCGCGCGAGCACGCGGTCTGGGCGCTGCAGAACTACGGCTTCAAGACCGTGATCTCCTCCCGGTTCGCGGATATCTTCCGCGGCAACTCGCTGAAGAACGGCCTGCTCACGGTGGTGCTGCCGCAGTCCGTGGTGGAACAGCTGTGGAAGCTCACCGAGGCCGACCCGGCTGCGGAGATCACCGTGGACCTGGTCGCCCGCGAGGTGCGCGCCGAGGGCGTCACCGCGGCGTTCGAACTGGACGACAACGCCCGCTGGCGGCTGCTGGAAGGGCTGGACGACATCAGCCTGACGCTCGCCAACGAGGCCGAGATCGCCGCGTTCGAGGCGCGCCGGCCGTCCTTCAAGCCGACCACCGTGCAGGTCTGA
- the leuC gene encoding 3-isopropylmalate dehydratase large subunit: MGRTLAEKVWDDHVVRRAEGEPDLLFIDLHLLHEVTSPQAFDGLRMNGRKVRRTDLTIATEDHNTPTLDIDKPIADPVSRTQLETLRKNCAEFGVRLHPLGDVEQGVVHVVGPQLGLTQPGTTVVCGDSHTSTHGAFGALAFGIGTSQVEHVLATQTLPLAPFKTMAITVDGELPDGVTAKDLILAVIARIGTGGGQGYVIEYRGSAIEKLSMEARMTICNMSIEAGARAGMIAPDQTTFDYLEGRPHAPKGEDWDAAVAYWKTLRTDDDAVFDHEVRIDAAGLAPFVTWGTNPGQGAPLSASVPDPAAFDDPSDRLAAEKALEYMGLNPGQPLREVAVDTVFVGSCTNGRIEDLRAAASVVKGRKVADGVRMLVVPGSVRVALQAVEEGLDKVFTEAGAEWRHAGCSMCLGMNPDQLAPGERSASTSNRNFEGRQGKGGRTHLVSPQVAAATAVTGRLSSPADLSDAPALTEV; the protein is encoded by the coding sequence ATGGGTAGGACACTCGCGGAGAAAGTCTGGGACGACCACGTCGTCCGCCGCGCCGAGGGCGAGCCCGATCTGCTCTTCATCGATCTCCACCTGCTGCACGAGGTGACCAGCCCACAGGCGTTCGACGGGCTGCGGATGAACGGCAGGAAGGTCCGCCGCACCGACCTCACCATCGCCACCGAGGACCACAACACCCCGACCCTCGACATCGACAAGCCCATCGCCGACCCGGTCTCGCGCACCCAGCTGGAGACGCTGCGCAAGAACTGCGCGGAGTTCGGCGTCCGGCTGCACCCGCTCGGCGACGTCGAGCAGGGCGTCGTCCACGTGGTGGGACCGCAGCTGGGCCTGACCCAGCCGGGCACCACGGTGGTCTGCGGCGACAGCCACACCTCCACCCACGGAGCGTTCGGCGCGCTGGCGTTCGGCATCGGCACCTCGCAGGTCGAGCACGTGCTGGCCACCCAGACGCTGCCGCTGGCCCCCTTCAAAACCATGGCGATCACCGTCGACGGCGAACTGCCCGACGGCGTCACCGCCAAGGACCTGATCCTCGCCGTCATCGCCCGGATCGGCACCGGCGGCGGCCAGGGCTACGTCATCGAGTACCGCGGCTCGGCCATCGAGAAGCTGTCGATGGAGGCCCGGATGACCATCTGCAACATGTCGATCGAGGCCGGCGCCAGGGCCGGCATGATCGCCCCCGACCAGACCACCTTCGACTACCTCGAAGGCCGTCCGCACGCGCCCAAGGGCGAGGACTGGGACGCGGCGGTCGCGTACTGGAAGACGCTGCGCACCGACGACGACGCGGTCTTCGACCACGAGGTGCGGATCGACGCGGCCGGGCTCGCGCCGTTCGTCACCTGGGGCACCAATCCGGGCCAGGGCGCGCCGCTGAGCGCGTCGGTGCCCGACCCGGCCGCCTTCGACGACCCCAGCGACCGGCTCGCCGCGGAGAAGGCCCTGGAGTACATGGGCCTCAACCCCGGCCAGCCGCTGCGCGAGGTCGCGGTCGACACCGTCTTCGTCGGGTCCTGCACCAACGGGCGGATCGAGGACCTGCGCGCCGCCGCCTCGGTGGTCAAGGGCCGCAAGGTGGCCGACGGCGTCCGCATGCTGGTCGTACCCGGCTCGGTACGGGTCGCCCTGCAGGCCGTCGAGGAGGGCCTGGACAAGGTGTTCACCGAGGCGGGCGCCGAATGGCGGCACGCCGGCTGCTCGATGTGCCTGGGCATGAACCCCGACCAACTCGCGCCCGGCGAGCGCTCCGCGTCCACCTCCAACCGCAACTTCGAGGGGCGGCAGGGCAAGGGCGGCCGCACCCACCTGGTCTCCCCGCAGGTCGCCGCGGCGACCGCGGTCACCGGCCGGCTCTCCTCGCCCGCCGATCTGTCCGACGCCCCTGCCCTGACGGAGGTCTGA
- a CDS encoding roadblock/LC7 domain-containing protein — MSQAAQNLNWLITNFVDNTPGVSHTVVVSADGLLLAMSDGFPRDRADQLAAVASGLTSLTAGASRIFEGGSVNQTVVEMERGFLFIMSVSDGSSLAVLAHPECDIGLVGYEMALLVDRAGAVLTPDLRAELQGSLMH, encoded by the coding sequence ATGAGCCAGGCGGCACAGAACCTGAACTGGTTGATCACCAACTTCGTGGACAACACCCCCGGGGTGTCCCACACCGTGGTGGTCTCCGCCGACGGCCTGCTGCTCGCGATGTCCGACGGATTCCCCCGCGACCGAGCCGACCAGCTCGCCGCCGTCGCCTCCGGCCTGACCTCACTCACCGCCGGAGCCTCCCGCATCTTCGAAGGCGGAAGCGTCAACCAGACCGTCGTCGAGATGGAACGCGGCTTCCTCTTCATCATGTCCGTCTCCGACGGCTCCTCCCTCGCCGTACTCGCCCACCCCGAATGCGACATCGGCCTCGTCGGCTACGAAATGGCCCTGCTCGTCGACCGAGCAGGAGCGGTGCTGACCCCGGATCTCCGCGCGGAGCTCCAGGGCAGCCTGATGCACTGA
- a CDS encoding helix-turn-helix transcriptional regulator encodes MTATVPEPVFWTDDSSVCEALAHGTDIAAHFHDFGQLRYAASGALVTSTQAGTWVAPASRITWIPPFCVHSSRSYGDTDVRLLGVPAGPAGQLPAQPCVFTASALMREAFLAVVGDREPADGPRGRLLLQVVVAELVRAPREPLRLPEPADPRLKAVTDLLHADPANPATLAELGHRTGSSERTLSRLFGSELSMSFHQWRTLLRVQRALLALCEGASVTDTAIRLGWSNPSSFIEAFTELVGQTPGRYRSAARTAR; translated from the coding sequence ATGACCGCAACCGTCCCTGAGCCGGTGTTCTGGACCGACGACTCGTCGGTCTGCGAAGCCCTGGCCCACGGCACGGACATCGCCGCCCACTTCCACGACTTCGGCCAGCTCAGGTACGCCGCCTCGGGCGCGCTGGTCACCTCGACCCAGGCCGGCACCTGGGTGGCGCCGGCCAGCCGGATCACCTGGATCCCGCCGTTCTGCGTGCACAGCAGCCGCTCGTACGGCGACACCGACGTCCGGCTGCTCGGGGTCCCCGCCGGGCCGGCCGGGCAACTGCCCGCGCAGCCCTGTGTGTTCACGGCCAGCGCGCTGATGCGCGAGGCGTTCCTCGCGGTGGTCGGCGACCGCGAGCCGGCCGACGGCCCGCGCGGCCGGCTGCTGCTCCAGGTCGTCGTCGCGGAGCTGGTCCGCGCGCCGCGGGAGCCGCTGCGCCTGCCGGAGCCGGCCGACCCCCGGCTCAAGGCCGTCACCGACCTGCTGCACGCGGACCCGGCGAACCCGGCGACACTCGCCGAGCTGGGCCACAGGACCGGTTCGAGCGAGCGCACTCTCAGCCGGCTGTTCGGCAGCGAGCTGTCCATGAGCTTCCACCAGTGGCGCACCCTGCTGCGCGTCCAGCGGGCGCTGCTCGCGCTCTGCGAGGGCGCCTCGGTCACCGACACCGCGATCCGGCTGGGCTGGTCGAACCCGAGCAGCTTCATCGAGGCGTTCACCGAACTCGTCGGCCAGACTCCCGGCCGCTACCGCTCCGCCGCGCGCACCGCACGCTGA
- a CDS encoding LLM class flavin-dependent oxidoreductase yields MAAVHRRHNRAAQGRDAAPPVDGADGPHAPRRVRNLARPQAALYIGGMGPRGGNFSNDLIRRYGYEAQARQIQDLYLDGNKKEAEAKVPLELLEQVNLVGPASYVRERIAAFRESGVTGLQVTPVGGDPAGLVRRLKEWTA; encoded by the coding sequence GTGGCTGCAGTACACCGGCGGCACAACCGGGCGGCCCAAGGGCGTGATGCAGCCCCACCGGTCGATGGTGCAGATGGTCCACACGCACCTCGCCGAGTTCGAAACCTCGCACGGCCGCAGGCCGCGCTGTACATCGGCGGCATGGGCCCGCGCGGCGGCAACTTCTCCAACGACCTGATCCGCCGCTACGGCTACGAGGCGCAGGCCCGGCAGATCCAGGACCTCTATCTCGACGGCAACAAGAAGGAGGCCGAGGCGAAGGTGCCGCTGGAGCTGCTGGAGCAGGTGAACCTCGTCGGTCCGGCGTCCTACGTCAGGGAGCGGATCGCGGCCTTCCGCGAGTCCGGGGTGACCGGCCTGCAGGTGACCCCGGTCGGCGGCGATCCCGCCGGGCTGGTGCGCCGGCTCAAGGAGTGGACGGCCTGA
- a CDS encoding fumarylacetoacetate hydrolase family protein, which translates to MRIARFSIDGNVAFGAVEGDPTGPDSFEGLVVDIIKGIPFADFELSGTKVPLDKVRLLPPVLPNKVVAIGRNYADHAAELGNEVPAAPWAFFKPSTSVIGPGDAIVLPSFSREVHHEAELAVVISRLCKDVPRERVKDVILGFTCANDVTARDTQKTEKQWARAKGFDSSCPLGPWIETGVDLAAASDLAITATVNGELRQAGRTSQMLNSIEDLVVNITEAMTLLPGDVLLTGTPAGVGPLRDGDQVSVSIESVGTLTNRVTAHR; encoded by the coding sequence ATGCGCATCGCCAGGTTCTCCATCGACGGCAATGTCGCCTTCGGAGCGGTCGAGGGCGACCCCACGGGTCCCGACAGCTTCGAGGGACTCGTCGTCGACATCATCAAGGGCATCCCGTTCGCGGACTTCGAGCTGTCCGGCACCAAGGTGCCGCTGGACAAGGTGCGGCTGCTGCCCCCGGTCCTGCCGAACAAGGTCGTCGCCATCGGCCGCAACTACGCCGACCACGCCGCCGAGCTGGGCAACGAGGTGCCCGCCGCGCCCTGGGCGTTCTTCAAGCCGTCCACGTCGGTGATCGGCCCCGGCGACGCGATCGTGCTGCCGTCCTTCTCCCGGGAGGTCCACCACGAGGCCGAACTCGCCGTGGTGATCAGCCGGCTGTGCAAGGACGTGCCGCGCGAGCGGGTCAAGGACGTCATCCTCGGCTTCACCTGCGCCAACGACGTCACCGCGCGCGACACCCAGAAGACCGAGAAGCAGTGGGCCCGGGCCAAGGGCTTCGACTCCTCCTGCCCGCTCGGTCCCTGGATCGAGACCGGCGTCGACCTCGCCGCCGCCTCCGACCTGGCGATCACCGCGACCGTCAACGGCGAGCTGCGCCAGGCCGGCCGCACCAGCCAGATGCTGAACTCCATCGAGGACCTCGTCGTGAACATCACCGAGGCCATGACGCTGCTGCCCGGCGACGTCCTGCTCACCGGCACCCCGGCCGGCGTCGGTCCGCTGCGCGACGGGGACCAGGTCTCGGTCTCCATCGAGTCCGTCGGCACCCTCACCAACAGGGTCACCGCGCACCGCTAG